In the genome of Paenibacillus sp. GP183, the window AGGCTGCGGAAAATAAGCGAGAGATCAAAGAATGGCATCGCATCGCTCGGCGTTTCTTCCGTAATCCCGGGGCGGTTATCGGCGCAATTTTAGTTCTGATCACGGTTCTCTGTGCTGTGGCATCCCCAATGTTGGCTCCCCTGGATCCTATCAAGGGCGGATTATCTGAACGTCTGGCACATCCCACCTTCAGCGGTGGAGCAGCAGGGCATCATTGGCTTGGTGCTGACGCAGTTGGACGAGACCTGCTCAGCAGAATCATCTATGGTGCGAGGATTTCATTATTTGTAGGAATTGCATCTGCTGCCGTTTCAGCCGTTATTGGAGTGTTGTTCGGATTGTTATCGGGCTATTTCGGAGGATGGGTCGACGATCTATTGATGCGCATCGGTGACATTAAGCTGGCTTTTCCATTTATTCTGCTCGCGATTCTGGTCATGGCTACATTCGGAACAGGACTAGGCAAATTAATTTTCATTCTGGGGATTACCGGTTGGGTGGGATTTGCCCGAGTCGTCCGTGGTCAGGTGCTAACCATTAAAGAACTTGAATACGTACAAGCTGCGCGTTCCGTCGGAGGGACACATCTGCGCATTCTTTGGAAGCATATCCTGCCCAATGTCATGTCGCCCGTCATTGTTCTGGTTACATTAAATATTGCCAACAATATTTTATTGGAAGCAGGACTGACATTTTTAGGGCTTGGCGTTGACCCGACGATTCCTTCCTGGGGTGGAATGCTGGCGGATGGACGGCTGTATGTTTCATCTGCATGGTGGGTTGCCACGTTCCCGGGAGTCGCTATTATGCTTACCGTATTAGGGTTTAATTTGCTTGGAGACTGGCTTCGTGATGAGCTTGACCCTAATTTGAGGGTGTAAGGATGATGAGAAGCTTAAGAGAGTTATGGACTATGAATGGCTGGCTGGCTGATCGAAATGGTGATGAGGTTCCAGACGGCGTTAAGGCACGGTTTGTGCTGGGCCGTGATAATCCTTCGGGAGTGAAACGCGGATGGATTGAGCTGGCAGGCCGTCTTGGCCTTGAAACCACGGGTTTATCGTTTCCTCTTATGCATTGGGATGATGCTGCGGATCTTTTGCAGCCCGATTCGGTATTTATCGGAATCAATCATAAGGGATTTAGCAATAGGGTGATCGTAGATTGGGATAAGTACCTGGCAAAGCGAAACGCTCTGCAGGAAGGCCAGGGACTCATTGCAATCGTAAAACTGCAAAGCGGGGAAGACGCCATCATCGTTACCGGAAAAGATCAAGAAGGAGTTTACTGCGCTTGCTTGCATCTTGCAACCTATATTGAGGAGGATTCAACCAACGAAAACGGGACACCAGCCAGTGAATGGATTGTTGATGCACCTGAAAACCGTGATGATCGGAACAATGGTACTTTGCAAACAGCCAATGGCTTTTGCTCGCCTGCATTGCCCGAACAAATCGGGCTAGATTCCCTTTTTACGGAACAAGGTCTTTTTCGGCGGAACGAGCATGACCTGTCCAATGTGTTGCAGCTTCGTTTCCTGTCAGAAGATTGGCAGGATGATGAAATTACAGCTGCCGCAGATTTGGCTACCCGTATCGGATTGGAAGCAACAGGATTACAATTTCCGATAACAAGAGGAACGGCCGAATGGCGTCCGGGAGATGCATTCTCTATCTTTCTTAAAGGGACTTATTGGTCTCCAAGCATTCATTTGGAACAGCAAGATCGGCAGATCCGGTTGGTCATCCAGGGTACAGATATAAATAACACGGTCCGTTGGATGACAACAGAACTTTTTGGCACAAATGATCAGCCTCTTGAAAGGACATGGAGGCAAGCCGCCTTTTTGCTTCGCAATCCCTCTCACCCGATGCGTCAACGGCTTCTGCATGAAATGGCTTTGGAACGAAGCCTGCAGAATCTGCGTGGCGTAAAGGCGGAAATTGAGCTTGCTGAAAGTATAGCCACTCCAATCGATTTGTGGCAAAAAACGGTTGACAGAGCCGGGGCAGACGCTGAGATTCGCGTTATTCGCCAAGAACCGGCATTCTCTTTGAGGTGGGAAGAGGCAGGAGAATTTGCAAGGATCACAGATCTTTTTCAGCAATCACTCTCGGCAATAGCATCAGGCGGCAAGGTTCGGGTGGAAGCAGGTGTTACCCTTAGTCCGGCGTCCCGCGAGAAGTTGGCTTTGGAGCTTCATATGATGGGTTCGGAACGGGGTATCGAAGTGGAAACCCGCATTTGCAGCGCATGGAAGCAAGGCTATTCATGGATTGAGCAGGAAGTGCTGCCTGAACTTAAGCAGGCGGGTGATGTTGGGTCTCTTGTCATTCGTTTTAGCCCTTTTGTTGCACCTGAAGGAAAGCCCTGTAAAGAATTGCCGATTCGTTGGCTGCAGGAATTGTATCCAATTGACGAAGTGATCGGCAGCGAACTGGGTATTCGTGCTGAACAGGTCACGTTTGTAATGGATGACATGCAGCAGAGCACTTATGTGTTGGTTGCCATAGATAACATGGGAACAGAGATCAAGACCTACGAATTCCAGGCTCGGACGGGGGAATACCTGTTTCTTGCCGGAATGGAAGAGGAAGGCTCTGTTTATCCGCCTACCGGATGGATGCGAATGACAGTAGGAAATTCAATTATATTTGATCAAAACGTGGCAACGGACCTGGAACATTTTTGGGACTGGTACCAAAACTCATTTCTAAGTCAATTGACCGCGTGGCTGGAACAGACCGGCAAACAGCAAGCGCCGCTTTTCGGGAAATTAGAGTGTCACGTTAAGATGGACACGGAAGAGCGATTGTTGAACATAAGGGAAGAGACTTTCTCCATATTGGAAGCGCTGCATGAGGACATTTACTTTAACACACTTGATTATGTGACTGCGCTTGGGAAACGAAAGGGATTGGATTGGGAGGCATCCGGGCAAATACTGCCTTGGATGGAATCGGTCTTTGGAATAGCTCCGAATGCGCAAATCCTTTTTTATGATCTTCCGCCGTCGCTTCAGCAAGTTCGTTTGAACGACCTGACAATTGATCCGGTTCATTGTTTTGATATGCGTATTGTCGGAGTGCGCTGGGAGGAAGAAGAGCTCCGGTTTTTAACCGAAGGGGAGAACCCGGAGGCATCGGAAGTGGAGACCTGGTTGCGAAACTTATATAAATCAGAACGGGTTCCGCAAGCTGATAAGCCGCTTCCGCTAACCTCCATTCCATTGGACCAAGTGATTGACGATCAACGCTTGAAAAGCCTTTATAGAGCCATCTCACAACTCGATGGTGTTCAGGTTCACCCGATGGAGTTATCGTATCAGGGAAGGGAAATTTCGGTTGTTGAACTCACCCTCCCTGTTGATGCCGAGGTTGTGTCCAAAATGAAGCTTTCCCTCTGGAAACCGACGCTCTTCATTAACGCCCGGCATCACGCCAATGAAGTCTCAAGCACCAATGCCGCTCTTAAGCTTATTGAAGATTTGGCAAAAGAACAGAGTGATCTGTTAAAGCGATGCAATGTGATTGTAAGTCCAATGGCGAACCCGGACGGTGTTGCCGCACATTACGCCATGTACCTGGTGAATCCGCAGTGGAAGCTGCATGCCGCCCGGTACAATGCTGCAGGGTTTGAATTTGCAAAGCATCGCTTTCGTGAGGATACGCCTTACGGGGAAAGCCGTATTTATGAGAAGGTATGGAGACGCTGGGCACCTGATATTGTATTAGATGATCATGGCGTTCCGTCTCATGAGTGGGTGCAGCCGTTCAGCGGATATAATAGCCCCCCGCGGTTCCCGGTCTCCTATTGGTTACCCCATGCGTTGATTTACACAATCGCCTTGGCTTTGGATAATTCCATGTTTCCGCAGCATGCCGGCATCAGGGAAGCGATTCTGCGAATTCTTGCAGGCAGCATGAAAGAAATAGACAGCATTCGCATTGGAAACGAGTATTGGTTGGGCCGATATCAAAAGTGGGGAAATCAGTGGCTGCCGGAACCATTTCCATTGGAAATAGAGAATGGTTTGATCACATACAGAAGGAAGGGAAACCCTGATTCTCAAAGTAGAAATCTAGGTGAACGCTACGCGCATCTGGTTAGTCTTGATCTTATTACCGAGGTGGCTGATGAAACCGCTGACGGCATGTACTTATCCGAATGCGTCCAGGCGCATTATGAATTAGACCTTGCTGTTGTGGAATGGCTGTCTGCTAACCTTCAGCAAGTTCACAGGGAACGGGTGGATACCGATTCGGGCACGATAGTGCGATTATTCCGCCCTAGGCCTTTGCAAGTATAAAAAATGGAGGTGAGCCCTGTGGCCCGGATCTTGGAAGTAAAGCATTTAACAACCAGTTTTCAAACGGATAAAGGACGTTACCGTGTAGTTGACCGAGTAAACCTGCATGTTGATGCAGGTGAGACCGTTGGCATAGTGGGTGAGTCGGGATGCGGCAAGAGTGTGACTTCGTTATCCATTATGAGGTTGGTTTCCCATCCCGGACATATCGACCCGGAGAGTCAAATTTTATTAAACGGGACGGATTTGAACCGACTTTCGGACCGAAATATGCGCAAAATTCGCGGCAACGACATCTCGATGATTTTTCAGGAGCCCATGACATCTCTTAATCCCGTTCATTCCATCGGCAGGCAAATTGGCGAATCGCTCAGGATTCATCAGCGGCTAAGCCATGCGGAGGCGCGTCAACGGGCAGTCGAAATATTGACCCAAGTGGGGATATCCCGTGCGGAGCAGTTGGTTGACTCTTATCCGCATCACTTGTCCGGGGGGATGCGGCAGCGGGTAATGATTGCCATAGCCATGTCCTGTACACCTAAATTAATGATTGCAGATGAACCCACAACCGCTCTGGATGTGACGATTCAGGCGCAAATCCTTGAATTAATGAAAAGGCTGCAGATGGAGACTAATATGGCCATCCTGATGATCACCCATGATCTCGGGGTGGTTGCGGAAACCTGTGACCGTGTGATGGTCATGTATGCCGGAAAAGTTGTGGAAGAAGGGTCGGTTCGATCTATTTTTAATCATCCCAGCCATCCTTATACAAAGGGACTGCTCGCCTCAGTCCCGGCTTTGGATGTTAAGAAACAGCGCCTTTATTCAATCCCCGGCAGTGTTCCCGGATTTCATGAAATGCCGGGCGGTTGCCGGTTTGCGCCTCGCTGCGCCGTGGTCATGGACATATGCCGGAGTAAGGAACCTGAATTGGAGCTGATTGGAACGGGGCATTCCTGCAGCTGTTTCGCTGCCCGTAAAGGAGGAGAGCCGGCGTGACTGAATTGCTGAAAGTGACGGGATTAAAAAAACATTTTCTGGTTGAAAGTGATATATTGGGCCGACCCAAAAGTTATGTAAGGGCCGTCGACGGTGTTGACTTCACCATTCGATCCGGTCAAACACTTGGAATTGTGGGAGAAAGCGGCTGCGGTAAATCCACCACTGGCCGAGCTATCTTACGTTTGATTGAACCTTCTTCCGGCGAAGTCCAGTTTGACGGAGTTGAGTTGACAAAGCTTTCAGCCGGAGAAATGCGTAAAATGAGACGCCATCTGGCCATTGTATTTCAGGATCCATTTGCGTCGCTCAATCCTCGAATGACAGTCAAGGAAATTCTTGCAGAACCGCTTGAAATTTTTAAATTAGGAACGCCCAAAGAACGCATGAAGCAGATTGAGGAGCTTTTGGAAATCGTAGGTCTCAATCGAAGTCATCTTAAAAGATATCCTCACGAATTCAGCGGCGGGCAGCGGCAGCGTATCGGCATCGCCCGTGCATTGACAACGAAACCTAAACTTGTCATAGCTGATGAGCCAGTATCCGCGTTGGATGTTTCCATTCAATCACAGGTGCTGAATCTGATGCAGGAGCTGCAGCAGCAATTCGGACTGACCTACCTGTTCATATCGCACGACCTGAGTGTCGTCAAGCACATTAGCGATCAAGTAGGGGTTATGTACCTGGGGAAAATGCTTGAGCTTGCTGATAAGGATGACTTATATGAACAGCCATTGCATCCTTATACGCAGGCGCTTCTATCGGCTGTCCCGCAACCGCACCCTGATCAAAAACGGGAAAGGATTATCCTCCACGGAGATCTCCCGAGCCCGGCCAACCCGCCTAATGGCTGCACATTCCACCCTCGCTGCAGGGATTGTATGGATATATGCAGGACAAAAGCTCCAGAATGGAAAGAAGCGAAACCGGGTCATTTTGTTGCGTGCCATTTGTTCAATTAAGCATTGAATAATAAGGCTTTTTTCTAATATTAAAGCTGTGTATTTTGCATCATGCAAAGAACATAGCTTTTTTATTGTATGGAAAATAATTCAGAACCCATTCAAGATAATAATGCACTTGATTGCAATAATATTGCACATCGTAATCTTATGAGACGGGTTATATAATTCAATATAATACTGTTTTATTCTAAGGGGAGGTAGGGCAAATGGTGTAATAGAGGGCGTGCGTATGTAATATGTACAATTGTTTTATACTCTTCTTTTGTAAGCGTTAACAATACTAAAATAGAATTGGGAGGTATTCCTATTTTTATGAAACGTATTAAGCATATTATTGCCATATGGATGTCAGTTCTTTTATTGTCACCCTTATCTGTTAATGCTCAAGTTGCCAGCAGCAATATCACTCCAATTCAAACGAGTACTGTTACCAGTGTAGTCTATGATGGCGTTACTGGTGCCGCCTTTGATACCGTTACGGAATCAACCTATATTCGCATCAAGAATAAGTGGCAAAGCAATTATTTATATGAAGGATCCGATGGAACGGTAAGATACGGTTTTACCGGTATTACGGATCAAACTTCGGATTGGATCCTAGAGACATCCGGTAGTTATCAACGAATCAAAAACCGCGCAACCGGTCATTATATTACCTCGGCTAAAGTAGTTGCGGCTCAAGTCGATTCGAGAAAGGTCGCATTGACGAGCGAAGCCATCTCCGTCAGCACAGCTCAAGATCAATGGATTATCGAAGATGCAAGCAGAGCGGGATATAAAACAATCAGAAGCGCCGCAACACCAACCGCCAATAATTATATTCATGAAGAAGATCAGCTTGGCTATGCCCAAATGAGTCTTGGCATCGGGCCGACTTTTGAAAGTCCGCAGTGGAAGTTTGAACCGGCTTCGGATATGACCCCCGTACGAATTTTGTCCAAAGCGGGTACTGGCCATTATCTCTTTGAAGATAATGATGGATTAGTTAAAAGCTGGAATGTGCCTGTGAATGATGCGAGGTCGCACTGGTATCTGATATCGGATGACGGAACTTCGACCGTTCGCCTCAAAAATCGGGTCAGCGGCCACTATATTACGCAAAATGCTGCTGCTGTTGAAGCACTGCAAAGTCTACCGCTTAATAATGCAGCACAGACAACCCAGAAATGGAAAATGACTACAAACGCCGCAGATCCGGGATGGCTTAATTTTTCCAATGTAGACCATTTATCTCCAGCATATTTTCTGATTGCTCCTGCTGATTTTGCCGATCATACAACTCGATCGATTGGTATGGATTGGGGTAGAGACGGCAATGGGGATGATCAAAAATGGAAATTTGAGCTAGCCGCAGATGTGAACCCGACGCGCATAGTCAACTTCACCGATGCTGCGACTGTTACGTCTTATCTTTTCGAAGATAATGTGGGTATAGTCAAAATCGGAGCATTAGGTACAACAAATGCATACTTATGGCTAGTCGAAGAAAAGGACGGTAAAAAACGGCTGAAGAACCTTTTGACGGGTCATTATATTTCGTCGCAAAATGGATCGCAAATGACAGACCCTTTACAAAGTTTAAATATTCCAATAAGTTTGTCAACAGATCAATGGAAAATTGATAACTCTACTATTTACGATGATTATAAAACTATTAAGAGCGCTGCAAATCCATCCAATTATATCAACGTGGCACAAGCCACTCATGCTGTAGTTTCCAGCGCTGTTGCACCTGATACCAACCCCGCTCAATGGTTGTTTGAAGATCCCTCAGTCGTGGCAGGGGTAGATCAATATGTGCGCATTCAAAGCTCCTGGGATGCAAATTCGCTTTACTTATACGAAGACAGCGAAGGAAATTTAAAATATGGAAATGCCTCAACAACCGATCAAAAAGCGCAATGGCTTGTTGCGAAATACGAAGGACGGAAAACGATTCGAAATCGCGCATCGGGACATTATATCAATATGGAAGATATGTCCACGGGTCATATCCGAGTAACCGCTTTAGATTTCACAAACATGACCATAGATCAAAAGAACAAAGCGAAATGGGTTGTTGAAGACCTTGGGGGCGGAGTCAAACTTGTTCACAGCGTCAACGATACAAACAGCAACCCGGACCATCAGAAATTTATTCATGTGCAAAATCTGATCAAATATGCCGAGTACGGTGAAATTAACCGCAACTGGACAAGCGCGCATTGGAATTTTCTCCCTGTAGTAGATGCAGTGAAAACGAATTTCCGCATAAAAAACAAAATCACAGGAGCTTATCTTTATGAAGATACGGCTACCGGTATTGTGAAAAACGGTGCACTTTCCGCAACGGACGCATTATCGCAATGGTTTTTTGAGAGCTCCTCAGGTAATACGGTTCGCTTGAAAAATATGTCCACGGGTCACTATATGAATTTGCATACCGCTAACCCTAATACGGATCCAGTATTTTCAGAAACTATCGGTGTTGCTAATACAAACCAATGGAGAATATCGGACGCGGATGCCGGTTCTAAGTATATTGTGAGCGCTTGGACAAATGCACATTTATATGCAACGGATGCAACCGGTAATCTATACATTGATTATGCACATTTTGATAATCCGGCTACCCAGGAACAAACGAAGTGGATTTTTGAGGATGCCCCGGATACTACAGCTAATTACCGCATAAAAAACAAAATAACGGGAGCCTATCTTTATGAAGATACGACGACCGGTATTGTGAAAAATGGTTCACCGGCTGCAGAAAGCACATTATCACAATGGTTTTTTGAAGATTCTACCGATAATACGGTTCGCTTGAAAAATATGTCCACGGGTCACTATATGAACTTGCATACCGCTAACCCTAATACGGATCCAGTATTTTCAGAAACTATTGGTGTAGCTAATACAAACCAATGGAGAATATCGGACGCGGATGCTGGCTCTAAGTATTTTGTGAGTGCTTGGACAAATGCACATTTATATGCAACGGATGCAACCGGTAATCTGTACATTGATTATGCGCATTTTGATAATCTGGCTACCCGGGACCAGACGAAGTGGGTTCTTGAAAAGGCGCCTTCTCCTCCGCCTGTGCCTGCCGGATATATTCGGATTGCCAATAATGGGAAATATCTTTACGAATCCAATAGCGGTGTTGTTTTATACGGAGATGCAGCTGCTGACAATGGGTACTCGAATTGGATTGCAGAATACGATTCGAATACAGGAGCTGCGCGTATTAAAAATCGCGAGACCGGCCATTATATGGCGATGAATACGGATTACCGTTATATTGAAAGCATCCCATCAGCTAGTGTCAATGACTTAAAGACGCAGTGGATTATTGAAGCTAATGGACCGAGCTTCTTGATTCGCAGTAACAACGGCAGTTATAACGATGAATATATTAACGTTAAAAATGCGGAAGGATATGCGGAGCGGGGACTTTATTCCAACACACTTCCATCACTTCAGTGGACTGCAGAAGCTGCACCGAGTGTTACTCACACACCGGCAGTTAGTGTTGATTTAAATAGAAACACAGCGACGAAAGTTTTTGATGATTCAAATTATGTAACCATCCGTAATAAATCGACAGGCAAATATCTTTATGAAGATGACGGCATAGTTAAATACAGAGATCTAAAATCGCAAAATGATTTAAACTCACAAAAAGATGAATTAAACTCACAAAAAGATGAATTAAACTCACAAAATGATGATTTAACCTCACAATGGCTGGTGTCAGACTTTAACGGTCATAAGCTGATCAAAAACCGTGCCACGGGTCACCTAATGGCGATTGAGGGAGATCAACCGAATTTAACAGCTTCCAGCATCGATAAGAGTGTTTTAGGAACTCAATGGATGATTAATGATTTCTTAGGTTATAAAAATATCTCAAGCGCACTTCCATCCCATGATTATATGTTTCAAAATAGTACAAAACCTTATGCCCAGCATGGCACTGTGAACAGCAATCAGTTAGATACTGAACTCTGGATGTTTACAGAAGTTCCCCGCGATATCAGCTATGAAGCAGAAAATGCATTTATTAGCGGTTCTGTGCAAAAAACAAGCAATGGTTACGTGAATCACTTCACCAATACGGGAGATAAAGTAATTTTTGCCGTAAATGCGCAAGCTGATGATCGTTACGATGCAAAAATTCGCTATGCGAATCCAACAGGCACCCCTCAAACTTTAAGCCTGTATGTAAATGGTTTAAAGTTGAAGCAGCTGATCTTT includes:
- a CDS encoding ABC transporter permease, whose protein sequence is MKTEAQLSLNNFDQAAENKREIKEWHRIARRFFRNPGAVIGAILVLITVLCAVASPMLAPLDPIKGGLSERLAHPTFSGGAAGHHWLGADAVGRDLLSRIIYGARISLFVGIASAAVSAVIGVLFGLLSGYFGGWVDDLLMRIGDIKLAFPFILLAILVMATFGTGLGKLIFILGITGWVGFARVVRGQVLTIKELEYVQAARSVGGTHLRILWKHILPNVMSPVIVLVTLNIANNILLEAGLTFLGLGVDPTIPSWGGMLADGRLYVSSAWWVATFPGVAIMLTVLGFNLLGDWLRDELDPNLRV
- a CDS encoding M14 family metallopeptidase, which codes for MMRSLRELWTMNGWLADRNGDEVPDGVKARFVLGRDNPSGVKRGWIELAGRLGLETTGLSFPLMHWDDAADLLQPDSVFIGINHKGFSNRVIVDWDKYLAKRNALQEGQGLIAIVKLQSGEDAIIVTGKDQEGVYCACLHLATYIEEDSTNENGTPASEWIVDAPENRDDRNNGTLQTANGFCSPALPEQIGLDSLFTEQGLFRRNEHDLSNVLQLRFLSEDWQDDEITAAADLATRIGLEATGLQFPITRGTAEWRPGDAFSIFLKGTYWSPSIHLEQQDRQIRLVIQGTDINNTVRWMTTELFGTNDQPLERTWRQAAFLLRNPSHPMRQRLLHEMALERSLQNLRGVKAEIELAESIATPIDLWQKTVDRAGADAEIRVIRQEPAFSLRWEEAGEFARITDLFQQSLSAIASGGKVRVEAGVTLSPASREKLALELHMMGSERGIEVETRICSAWKQGYSWIEQEVLPELKQAGDVGSLVIRFSPFVAPEGKPCKELPIRWLQELYPIDEVIGSELGIRAEQVTFVMDDMQQSTYVLVAIDNMGTEIKTYEFQARTGEYLFLAGMEEEGSVYPPTGWMRMTVGNSIIFDQNVATDLEHFWDWYQNSFLSQLTAWLEQTGKQQAPLFGKLECHVKMDTEERLLNIREETFSILEALHEDIYFNTLDYVTALGKRKGLDWEASGQILPWMESVFGIAPNAQILFYDLPPSLQQVRLNDLTIDPVHCFDMRIVGVRWEEEELRFLTEGENPEASEVETWLRNLYKSERVPQADKPLPLTSIPLDQVIDDQRLKSLYRAISQLDGVQVHPMELSYQGREISVVELTLPVDAEVVSKMKLSLWKPTLFINARHHANEVSSTNAALKLIEDLAKEQSDLLKRCNVIVSPMANPDGVAAHYAMYLVNPQWKLHAARYNAAGFEFAKHRFREDTPYGESRIYEKVWRRWAPDIVLDDHGVPSHEWVQPFSGYNSPPRFPVSYWLPHALIYTIALALDNSMFPQHAGIREAILRILAGSMKEIDSIRIGNEYWLGRYQKWGNQWLPEPFPLEIENGLITYRRKGNPDSQSRNLGERYAHLVSLDLITEVADETADGMYLSECVQAHYELDLAVVEWLSANLQQVHRERVDTDSGTIVRLFRPRPLQV
- a CDS encoding ABC transporter ATP-binding protein yields the protein MARILEVKHLTTSFQTDKGRYRVVDRVNLHVDAGETVGIVGESGCGKSVTSLSIMRLVSHPGHIDPESQILLNGTDLNRLSDRNMRKIRGNDISMIFQEPMTSLNPVHSIGRQIGESLRIHQRLSHAEARQRAVEILTQVGISRAEQLVDSYPHHLSGGMRQRVMIAIAMSCTPKLMIADEPTTALDVTIQAQILELMKRLQMETNMAILMITHDLGVVAETCDRVMVMYAGKVVEEGSVRSIFNHPSHPYTKGLLASVPALDVKKQRLYSIPGSVPGFHEMPGGCRFAPRCAVVMDICRSKEPELELIGTGHSCSCFAARKGGEPA
- a CDS encoding dipeptide ABC transporter ATP-binding protein — protein: MTELLKVTGLKKHFLVESDILGRPKSYVRAVDGVDFTIRSGQTLGIVGESGCGKSTTGRAILRLIEPSSGEVQFDGVELTKLSAGEMRKMRRHLAIVFQDPFASLNPRMTVKEILAEPLEIFKLGTPKERMKQIEELLEIVGLNRSHLKRYPHEFSGGQRQRIGIARALTTKPKLVIADEPVSALDVSIQSQVLNLMQELQQQFGLTYLFISHDLSVVKHISDQVGVMYLGKMLELADKDDLYEQPLHPYTQALLSAVPQPHPDQKRERIILHGDLPSPANPPNGCTFHPRCRDCMDICRTKAPEWKEAKPGHFVACHLFN
- a CDS encoding Ig-like domain-containing protein; the encoded protein is MKRIKHIIAIWMSVLLLSPLSVNAQVASSNITPIQTSTVTSVVYDGVTGAAFDTVTESTYIRIKNKWQSNYLYEGSDGTVRYGFTGITDQTSDWILETSGSYQRIKNRATGHYITSAKVVAAQVDSRKVALTSEAISVSTAQDQWIIEDASRAGYKTIRSAATPTANNYIHEEDQLGYAQMSLGIGPTFESPQWKFEPASDMTPVRILSKAGTGHYLFEDNDGLVKSWNVPVNDARSHWYLISDDGTSTVRLKNRVSGHYITQNAAAVEALQSLPLNNAAQTTQKWKMTTNAADPGWLNFSNVDHLSPAYFLIAPADFADHTTRSIGMDWGRDGNGDDQKWKFELAADVNPTRIVNFTDAATVTSYLFEDNVGIVKIGALGTTNAYLWLVEEKDGKKRLKNLLTGHYISSQNGSQMTDPLQSLNIPISLSTDQWKIDNSTIYDDYKTIKSAANPSNYINVAQATHAVVSSAVAPDTNPAQWLFEDPSVVAGVDQYVRIQSSWDANSLYLYEDSEGNLKYGNASTTDQKAQWLVAKYEGRKTIRNRASGHYINMEDMSTGHIRVTALDFTNMTIDQKNKAKWVVEDLGGGVKLVHSVNDTNSNPDHQKFIHVQNLIKYAEYGEINRNWTSAHWNFLPVVDAVKTNFRIKNKITGAYLYEDTATGIVKNGALSATDALSQWFFESSSGNTVRLKNMSTGHYMNLHTANPNTDPVFSETIGVANTNQWRISDADAGSKYIVSAWTNAHLYATDATGNLYIDYAHFDNPATQEQTKWIFEDAPDTTANYRIKNKITGAYLYEDTTTGIVKNGSPAAESTLSQWFFEDSTDNTVRLKNMSTGHYMNLHTANPNTDPVFSETIGVANTNQWRISDADAGSKYFVSAWTNAHLYATDATGNLYIDYAHFDNLATRDQTKWVLEKAPSPPPVPAGYIRIANNGKYLYESNSGVVLYGDAAADNGYSNWIAEYDSNTGAARIKNRETGHYMAMNTDYRYIESIPSASVNDLKTQWIIEANGPSFLIRSNNGSYNDEYINVKNAEGYAERGLYSNTLPSLQWTAEAAPSVTHTPAVSVDLNRNTATKVFDDSNYVTIRNKSTGKYLYEDDGIVKYRDLKSQNDLNSQKDELNSQKDELNSQNDDLTSQWLVSDFNGHKLIKNRATGHLMAIEGDQPNLTASSIDKSVLGTQWMINDFLGYKNISSALPSHDYMFQNSTKPYAQHGTVNSNQLDTELWMFTEVPRDISYEAENAFISGSVQKTSNGYVNHFTNTGDKVIFAVNAQADDRYDAKIRYANPTGTPQTLSLYVNGLKLKQLIFAPTKNGNANAVVPVKLPLRSGFNSVSLELDSMDSGQVGIDSLTILDDVNLAYRGANQSYITYEAEDSDTNGTIIGPTRAYHEFASEASGRRAVKLTETTQHVNFTLAKPANSLVLRYSIPDGSTNASIGLYVNDAFVKNINLTSKFAWEYGNYPWSKDPAQGSPHRFFDETHVLIGQNIPAGAAISLRKTNANPSYVIIDFADMEQAPTSAYTMPAGFISITEHGATANDGSDDTAAIRATIIDAKAQHKGVWIPAGTFIVKDEGAANPLIFLDDVTIRGAGMWYTTLIGAKFYGNGSNIRVFDLAIDGDLNIRDDNAHTNGFEGAFGPGSTIQNVWIEHTKTGMWITRPQSEPGFNGDAYTDGFYVAGLRIRDTMADGINFSINTKNSMVEQTNVRYPGDDGLAMWSTLRSGHPDDYTDNNTFRFDTVQLPWLADNMVVFGGKDNKMTDNVLTDTIYAGGGIAVSTRFDPTPLAGTTVVERNTMIRTGSRDNGLGLNFGAIWVYADSLPINSDIQIKDNIALNSTYQGLSIQGSKSINHVSVESLVIDGAGLTGIEAASTISGSITMNHFTIRNIKLGGISNKAGSNLAIIDQDTLVTNISLTAAGNRTMLRNGSTLQFKATVLPGNASNNAVTWSVVPGTGVAIISEKGLLTAIKDGTVTVKATAQDGSGIIGEKTITILAKSDTATGSDADSSSNDEFNQ